One window from the genome of Caldisalinibacter kiritimatiensis encodes:
- a CDS encoding CDIF630_02480 family spore surface protein, with protein MKKNKYKLKEKEAPVENHETAAWSNITKTKDVSRVPLPNEFSVEEAKEWVDKNEK; from the coding sequence ATGAAGAAAAACAAATATAAACTAAAAGAAAAAGAAGCACCTGTAGAAAATCATGAAACTGCTGCTTGGTCCAATATAACAAAAACAAAGGATGTATCAAGAGTTCCACTTCCAAATGAATTCAGCGTAGAAGAAGCAAAGGAATGGGTGGATAAAAACGAAAAGTAA
- a CDS encoding phosphatase PAP2 family protein, with protein sequence MNKIMKLVNTGDIKLLYIINDRIKCKFLDKTIPYITDLGSAFITILTCLLFIAFGKNGVRIAGYKALSALTTSHILVHLCKKKFTRPRPFLQLANINIFKTNLYDYSFPSGHTTAAFSISITLSLIFPQLSFILISLAFLVGISRIYLGVHYPTDVFVGMIIGTVFAILNSHLIDYII encoded by the coding sequence ATGAACAAGATAATGAAGCTTGTTAATACAGGAGATATAAAATTATTATATATAATTAACGATAGGATTAAATGTAAATTTTTAGACAAAACAATTCCCTATATAACTGATTTAGGAAGTGCTTTCATAACTATTTTAACTTGTTTATTGTTTATAGCATTTGGAAAAAACGGAGTAAGAATAGCTGGTTATAAAGCTTTATCGGCTCTTACTACTAGTCATATTCTTGTTCACTTATGTAAAAAGAAGTTTACTAGACCTAGACCTTTCTTACAGTTAGCTAATATAAACATATTTAAAACTAATCTCTATGATTATTCATTTCCTTCAGGACATACAACTGCAGCTTTTTCTATAAGTATAACTTTATCTCTAATATTTCCACAATTATCTTTCATATTAATATCCCTCGCGTTTTTAGTAGGTATTTCTCGTATTTATCTCGGTGTTCACTATCCAACAGATGTTTTTGTAGGTATGATTATAGGAACAGTTTTTGCCATTTTAAATAGTCATTTAATAGATTATATTATATAA
- a CDS encoding glycosyltransferase family 4 protein: MKVAIFTDTFLPQINGVTKTLGKYIEYMEENDIDYRVFAPIDGDKEYNDRIIRFFSVKFFLYPECRMALPNYFTITKELDSFKPDIVHIVTPFNIGLFGYKYAKDNNIPIVSSYHTNIPQYLEYFNLGILKNVAWNFFRWFHSNCKKNYCPSQSTLELLKSQGIKDLEIWGRGIDTNKFSPKYRDTELRKLLNIDEKLVFLYVGRISSEKDLDVFMETTKKINENYKEKVHFLMVGDGPILEELKEEAPDNMTFTGFKQGEELSKYFASSDVFMFPSSTETYGNVILEAMASGLPVIACYEGGIKENLIDGYNGVACGAKKVEDYYEAAVKMIEDTKFRNNIASNALKYTAEKSWRSVFNRLFNSFKEVLDTEKSNQINKMSA, from the coding sequence ATGAAGGTAGCTATATTTACAGATACTTTTTTACCTCAGATTAATGGAGTTACAAAAACTCTTGGGAAGTACATTGAATATATGGAAGAGAACGATATCGATTACAGAGTGTTTGCTCCTATAGATGGAGATAAGGAATACAATGATAGGATAATAAGGTTTTTTAGTGTTAAATTCTTTTTATATCCTGAATGTAGAATGGCTTTGCCTAACTATTTTACTATTACTAAAGAACTTGATTCCTTTAAACCTGATATAGTTCATATAGTTACTCCATTTAATATAGGTCTATTCGGATATAAATATGCCAAAGATAATAACATCCCCATAGTGTCTTCATATCATACTAACATTCCTCAATACTTAGAATACTTTAATTTAGGAATACTTAAAAATGTAGCATGGAATTTTTTCAGATGGTTTCATAGTAACTGTAAGAAAAATTACTGTCCTTCTCAGTCAACATTAGAATTACTAAAAAGCCAAGGAATAAAAGACTTAGAAATATGGGGAAGAGGTATCGATACAAATAAATTTTCACCAAAATATAGAGATACGGAACTTAGAAAATTATTAAATATTGATGAAAAACTAGTATTTTTATATGTTGGAAGAATATCTTCAGAAAAAGACTTAGATGTATTTATGGAAACAACAAAGAAAATAAATGAAAACTATAAGGAAAAGGTTCATTTTTTAATGGTAGGAGATGGCCCTATACTAGAAGAATTGAAAGAAGAAGCTCCTGATAATATGACTTTTACAGGATTTAAGCAAGGAGAAGAATTATCTAAATATTTTGCATCATCAGATGTGTTTATGTTTCCTTCTTCTACAGAAACCTATGGTAATGTTATTCTTGAAGCTATGGCATCAGGGCTACCGGTGATAGCTTGCTATGAGGGTGGAATAAAGGAAAACTTAATAGATGGATATAATGGGGTTGCTTGTGGAGCTAAAAAAGTAGAAGACTATTATGAAGCTGCAGTCAAGATGATTGAAGATACAAAGTTTAGGAATAATATAGCATCTAATGCTTTAAAATATACCGCTGAAAAAAGCTGGAGAAGCGTATTTAATAGACTGTTTAATAGCTTTAAAGAAGTGTTAGATACAGAGAAATCTAATCAAATTAACAAAATGTCTGCTTAA
- a CDS encoding UDP-glucose dehydrogenase family protein: MRITVVGTGYVGLVTGTCLAEIGNEVICVDVNEEKINKLRNGIPPIYEEHLEEMINNNLAKNRLKFTTSLERGVKLSDVIFIAVGTPPKSNGQIDMSQVDEVAKSIGKYINGYKVIVNKSTVPVGSANRVKNIVYLNMKDKSIEFDVVSNPEFLREGTAVFDTFNGDRIVIGSNSEKATEIMKEIYESFNIPMLITNPESAEMIKYASNAFLATKISFINEIANVCERVGADVKEVAKGMGIDKRIGNKFLNAGIGFGGACFPKDIKGLMQIGNDAGYEFKIVKKVLEVNNAQRIKPVEMLRRLFGNLNGVNVSILGLSFKPGTDDLREAPSLYVIKELQSDGANIKAYDPIAMENAKLVIGNSMTYCNDPYEAVEGSDVVVLLTEWAEFKKLDFNRVKELVNRPLIIDGRNTLDSNSLKEKGFEYFGIGLGDASVENTGPKESRIIRINQKKACVL; the protein is encoded by the coding sequence ATGAGAATTACTGTTGTTGGTACAGGATATGTTGGATTGGTAACTGGCACTTGTCTTGCTGAAATAGGGAATGAAGTAATATGTGTAGATGTTAATGAGGAAAAAATAAATAAATTAAGAAATGGAATCCCACCTATATATGAAGAGCATTTAGAAGAGATGATAAATAATAACCTTGCTAAAAATAGATTAAAATTTACTACTTCATTGGAACGTGGTGTAAAATTATCTGATGTTATATTTATAGCAGTAGGAACTCCTCCTAAATCTAACGGACAGATAGATATGAGTCAAGTGGACGAAGTAGCTAAGAGTATAGGTAAGTACATAAACGGATATAAGGTGATAGTAAATAAAAGTACAGTTCCAGTTGGAAGTGCTAATAGGGTAAAAAATATTGTATATCTTAACATGAAAGATAAAAGTATTGAATTTGATGTAGTTTCAAATCCTGAATTCCTTAGAGAAGGAACAGCTGTATTTGATACTTTTAATGGAGATAGGATAGTTATAGGTAGTAATTCTGAAAAAGCTACAGAAATAATGAAAGAAATATATGAGTCTTTTAATATACCTATGTTAATAACTAATCCTGAAAGTGCTGAGATGATAAAATATGCATCTAATGCTTTCTTAGCCACAAAGATTTCCTTTATTAATGAGATAGCGAATGTATGTGAGAGAGTAGGAGCAGACGTAAAAGAAGTAGCGAAGGGTATGGGAATAGACAAAAGAATAGGTAATAAATTTTTAAATGCAGGTATAGGTTTTGGTGGAGCATGTTTTCCAAAGGATATAAAAGGGTTAATGCAGATTGGAAATGATGCTGGATATGAATTTAAAATAGTAAAAAAGGTTTTAGAAGTTAACAATGCTCAAAGAATAAAGCCAGTTGAAATGTTGAGAAGATTGTTTGGTAATCTTAATGGAGTTAATGTTTCTATATTAGGGCTCTCGTTTAAACCTGGGACTGATGACTTAAGAGAAGCTCCATCATTATATGTAATAAAGGAATTACAAAGTGATGGAGCTAACATTAAAGCCTACGACCCAATAGCTATGGAGAATGCAAAATTAGTTATAGGAAATTCGATGACCTATTGTAATGACCCTTATGAAGCAGTTGAAGGTAGTGATGTAGTAGTATTATTAACTGAGTGGGCAGAATTTAAAAAGTTAGATTTTAATAGGGTGAAAGAATTAGTAAACAGACCTTTAATAATAGATGGAAGAAATACACTAGATAGTAATAGTTTAAAAGAAAAAGGATTTGAATATTTCGGAATTGGCCTTGGGGATGCAAGTGTTGAGAATACTGGACCTAAAGAAAGTAGAATTATCAGAATAAATCAGAAAAAAGCATGTGTTCTTTAG